From the Priestia koreensis genome, one window contains:
- a CDS encoding YitT family protein, protein MKKNIKEWSILTIGLLLIATYVHFFLAPNQLATGGTSGLSIIIHHYFPGVPVGAIMLGFELVLFVIGFIFLGAAFGTRTVYASLTLSFLVWAFDYLFPMTAPLSDDKLIQLILGISLDALGLALIFKQNASSGGTDIIAMILNKYLSLNMGLAMLAADSLIAASSSLVFGFETGMYAIFGVFFAAIMINFVLKQLQITKQIMIISNHGEEIKRYIVTELKRGATVQTAKGAFTNDSKEVITTVLSRKELLRLKKHLINVDQKAFVTIQDTSEILGNGFARSI, encoded by the coding sequence ATGAAGAAAAACATCAAAGAATGGAGCATCTTGACAATTGGTTTATTATTAATTGCCACGTACGTTCATTTTTTCTTAGCACCTAATCAATTGGCAACAGGAGGAACAAGTGGACTCTCCATCATTATTCATCACTATTTTCCTGGCGTTCCAGTAGGGGCTATTATGTTGGGATTTGAACTGGTGTTATTTGTGATCGGATTTATTTTTTTAGGGGCAGCGTTTGGGACAAGAACAGTCTATGCAAGCTTAACGCTGTCATTTTTAGTGTGGGCATTTGATTATTTATTCCCAATGACTGCACCACTTTCAGACGATAAGCTTATTCAGCTTATTTTAGGAATTAGCTTGGACGCGCTAGGTCTAGCTCTTATTTTTAAGCAAAATGCGTCATCAGGCGGCACGGATATTATCGCCATGATTTTAAATAAATATCTTTCGTTAAATATGGGGCTTGCCATGCTCGCGGCAGATAGCTTAATTGCGGCATCATCGTCTCTTGTATTTGGTTTCGAGACGGGTATGTACGCAATTTTTGGCGTCTTTTTTGCTGCGATTATGATTAATTTTGTATTAAAGCAGCTTCAAATTACAAAACAAATTATGATTATTAGCAACCACGGAGAAGAAATTAAGCGATATATTGTAACAGAATTAAAGCGTGGTGCAACGGTTCAAACCGCAAAAGGAGCGTTCACAAACGACTCTAAAGAAGTTATTACAACGGTTCTCTCTCGTAAAGAACTTCTTCGCCTGAAAAAACACTTAATCAACGTCGATCAAAAAGCATTTGTGACGATTCAAGATACGAGTGAAATTTTAGGGAATGGTTTTGCCCGCTCCATCTAA
- a CDS encoding VOC family protein: protein MKILHVNLKTTNLKRMKTFYTEQLRLRLLRSGKLFFTVEVGETKLTFEAGEEQTRYHVAFRLTTQGFNALQDHLAFLPNPEGETSLFWKGRQRYLYDPDGNILELLERESKLQRDFLDIGEVGMPSDDVSEFAAFLRPIETSLEAKGDAFRFYGDETGVLVLVKVGRPWYPTMDEATISPIHLEIRGREEQLLTHPKYPYTIVVTK, encoded by the coding sequence ATGAAAATTTTGCACGTGAACTTAAAAACAACGAATTTAAAACGGATGAAAACATTTTACACCGAACAGCTTCGTCTGCGTCTGTTAAGGAGTGGAAAGCTGTTTTTTACTGTTGAGGTAGGAGAGACGAAGCTAACGTTTGAAGCAGGTGAGGAGCAAACACGCTATCATGTTGCTTTTCGATTAACGACACAAGGATTTAATGCTCTTCAAGATCACCTTGCTTTTCTGCCTAATCCTGAAGGAGAGACGAGCCTATTTTGGAAAGGTCGTCAGCGCTATTTGTATGATCCTGATGGCAATATTTTAGAACTGTTAGAGCGTGAGAGTAAGCTTCAGCGAGATTTTTTAGATATTGGCGAGGTCGGGATGCCTAGTGATGATGTTTCCGAATTTGCGGCCTTTTTACGTCCCATCGAGACTAGCTTAGAAGCAAAAGGAGATGCGTTTCGATTTTATGGAGACGAAACGGGTGTGCTTGTACTTGTGAAAGTAGGGCGCCCCTGGTATCCGACGATGGATGAGGCGACTATTTCGCCCATTCATCTAGAAATTAGAGGAAGGGAAGAGCAGCTTCTTACTCATCCAAAGTATCCTTATACCATCGTCGTAACGAAATAA
- a CDS encoding MOSC domain-containing protein, translating into MHKGTVISVSKSSSHSFSKHSCASITLLKGIGVDGDAHAGVTVKHRSRVAQNPHQPNLRQVHLIHQELFHDLQDRYHVEPGELGENITTSGIDLLSLPTDTLLHIGDSAIIQVTGLRNPCQQINDFQSGLMQAVLDHDEQGNLVRKAGIMSIVLEGGTVQIGDRIIAELPSLPHRSLEKV; encoded by the coding sequence ATGCATAAGGGAACCGTCATCAGTGTGAGTAAAAGCTCCTCTCATAGTTTTAGCAAACATTCATGTGCCTCTATTACCCTTTTAAAAGGAATTGGAGTAGACGGAGACGCGCATGCAGGAGTCACTGTCAAGCACCGCTCAAGAGTGGCACAAAATCCCCATCAGCCTAATTTGCGACAAGTTCATCTTATTCATCAAGAGCTGTTTCATGATTTACAAGACCGCTATCATGTTGAACCAGGTGAACTCGGAGAAAACATTACGACTTCAGGAATTGATCTTCTGTCTCTTCCGACTGATACCCTTCTACATATTGGTGATTCAGCCATTATCCAAGTAACGGGACTTCGCAACCCATGTCAACAAATCAACGACTTTCAATCGGGCCTCATGCAGGCTGTCTTGGATCACGATGAACAAGGAAATCTCGTTCGAAAAGCGGGTATTATGAGCATTGTTCTTGAAGGAGGAACGGTACAAATCGGAGATCGAATTATTGCCGAACTCCCCTCTCTGCCACATCGATCGCTTGAAAAAGTATAA
- a CDS encoding ABC-F family ATP-binding cassette domain-containing protein — protein sequence MITVNNVGLRYGDRKLFEDVNIKFTPGNCYGLIGANGAGKSTFLKILSGEIEAQSGDVHLGPGERLAVLKQNHFEYEEHEVLKVVIMGHSRLYEVMQEKDAIYMKADFTDEDGMRAAELEGEFAELNGWEAESEAAILLKGLGIGEDLHTKLMADLTGSDKVKVLLAQALFGKPDVLLLDEPTNHLDMQAIKWLEEFLINFENTVIVVSHDRHFLNKVCTHIADLDFGKIQIYVGNYDFWYESSQLALKLTQESNKKKEEKIKELQNFIARFSANASKSKQATSRKKLLDKISLDDIRPSSRRYPYVNFTPEREIGNDVLRVEGLSKTIDGVKVLNNVSFIVNKEDKIALVGHDEIAKTTLLKILMGEMEPDSGSFKWGVTTSQAYFPNDNSAYFEGNDMTLVDWLRQYSPNDQSESFLRGFLGRMLFSGEDVLKKSSVLSGGEKVRCMLSKMMLSGSNILLLDEPTNHLDLESITALNNGLIAFKGAMLFTSHDHQFVQTIANRIIEIGPNGMVDKQVSYDEYLDDSSVQAQVKAIY from the coding sequence ATGATTACTGTAAATAATGTTGGCTTGCGCTATGGTGACCGCAAGCTGTTTGAAGATGTAAATATTAAATTCACGCCTGGTAACTGCTACGGTCTAATTGGAGCGAACGGTGCAGGCAAATCAACGTTCTTGAAAATTTTATCTGGTGAAATTGAAGCACAAAGTGGTGATGTACACTTGGGTCCTGGTGAACGCCTTGCTGTCCTAAAGCAAAACCACTTTGAGTACGAAGAGCATGAAGTATTAAAAGTGGTAATCATGGGCCACAGCCGCCTTTATGAAGTTATGCAAGAAAAAGATGCGATCTACATGAAAGCAGACTTTACAGATGAAGACGGCATGCGTGCGGCTGAGCTTGAAGGTGAATTTGCTGAGCTGAACGGTTGGGAAGCAGAATCTGAAGCAGCGATTCTCTTAAAAGGTCTTGGTATCGGCGAAGATCTTCACACAAAACTAATGGCTGACCTAACAGGTTCAGACAAAGTAAAAGTATTGCTTGCACAAGCACTATTTGGTAAACCAGACGTTCTTCTTCTCGATGAGCCTACCAACCATTTAGACATGCAAGCAATTAAATGGCTAGAGGAATTCCTTATTAACTTTGAGAACACGGTTATTGTTGTATCCCATGACCGTCACTTCTTAAACAAAGTGTGTACACACATTGCCGACTTAGACTTTGGAAAAATTCAAATCTACGTTGGGAACTATGACTTCTGGTATGAATCTAGTCAATTAGCGCTTAAATTGACACAGGAATCAAACAAGAAGAAAGAAGAGAAAATTAAAGAGCTTCAAAACTTCATTGCGCGCTTTAGTGCCAACGCATCGAAGTCCAAACAAGCAACGTCTCGTAAAAAATTGCTTGATAAAATCTCGCTGGATGATATTCGTCCATCTTCTCGTCGCTACCCGTACGTAAACTTCACGCCTGAACGTGAAATCGGAAACGACGTGCTTCGCGTAGAAGGATTAAGCAAAACAATCGACGGCGTAAAAGTATTGAACAACGTAAGCTTTATTGTGAATAAAGAAGACAAGATTGCGTTAGTTGGTCACGATGAAATTGCGAAAACGACGCTTCTTAAAATTCTAATGGGTGAAATGGAGCCCGATAGCGGTTCATTCAAATGGGGCGTTACAACATCTCAAGCGTACTTCCCGAACGATAACTCTGCTTATTTTGAAGGAAACGATATGACGCTTGTTGATTGGTTACGTCAATACTCACCGAACGACCAAAGTGAAAGCTTCCTACGTGGATTCCTAGGAAGAATGCTATTCTCTGGTGAAGATGTGTTGAAAAAATCAAGCGTTCTTTCTGGGGGCGAAAAAGTTCGCTGCATGCTGTCAAAAATGATGCTAAGCGGATCAAACATCTTACTTTTAGATGAGCCAACAAACCATTTAGACCTTGAATCAATTACAGCGCTAAATAACGGCTTAATCGCATTCAAAGGCGCAATGCTATTCACATCTCATGACCATCAGTTCGTTCAAACAATTGCTAACCGCATTATTGAAATCGGACCAAACGGCATGGTTGATAAACAAGTGTCTTACGATGAATATTTAGACGATTCTTCTGTTCAAGCACAAGTAAAAGCGATCTATTAA
- a CDS encoding MFS transporter has translation MQVVTKADAAPKQMVYQILFAISAGHLLNDSMQAVVPAVFPILEKSMNLSYAQIGWIAFVLNMTSSLLQPVFGYYADRKSSPFLLPLGMFFSLIGMIGLALAPHFYVVLASVLFIGLGSAIFHPEGSRVAYMASGPKRGLAQSIYQVGGNTGNSLAPVFTALVFLPLGQRGALWFTGLAALGIMVLWYVSTWYRGQLAQGVATKKRPQSAVPAGNISRSVKMAIGLLIFLVFARSWYGAGISSFYQFYLREHYDITIKHAQTYIFIFMMAGVLGTFFGGPLADRFGKRNVILFSMIGSVPLTLLLPHVSLAMVIPLLFLIGFILSSSFSVTVVYAQELLPGRIGMVSGLIVGLAFGMGALGSVVLGNLADLFNLRFIMIFCSVLPVLGVLTWLLPSDEKIKQMYAS, from the coding sequence ATGCAAGTCGTCACCAAAGCGGATGCTGCACCAAAACAGATGGTGTATCAAATTTTATTTGCGATTAGTGCAGGGCACTTATTAAATGATTCCATGCAAGCAGTTGTACCTGCTGTTTTTCCTATTTTAGAGAAGTCAATGAACTTATCGTATGCGCAAATTGGCTGGATTGCGTTTGTGCTCAATATGACTTCGTCGCTGCTTCAGCCGGTATTCGGCTATTATGCCGATCGGAAGTCATCACCATTTTTACTGCCGCTTGGCATGTTTTTTAGTTTGATCGGCATGATTGGACTTGCGCTTGCCCCCCATTTTTATGTTGTGCTCGCTTCTGTACTCTTTATTGGGCTTGGGTCAGCTATTTTCCACCCAGAAGGCTCTCGGGTTGCATATATGGCGTCTGGTCCTAAACGAGGGCTAGCGCAGTCTATTTATCAAGTAGGTGGAAATACGGGGAATTCGCTTGCGCCTGTTTTTACGGCTCTTGTCTTTCTGCCCCTCGGTCAAAGGGGAGCCCTATGGTTTACGGGCCTTGCCGCACTTGGCATTATGGTTCTTTGGTACGTATCCACTTGGTATCGCGGACAGCTCGCACAGGGGGTAGCCACAAAAAAACGACCGCAATCAGCTGTTCCTGCAGGCAACATTAGCCGTTCAGTGAAGATGGCAATCGGACTCCTAATCTTTTTAGTGTTTGCTCGTTCTTGGTACGGAGCAGGTATTTCAAGCTTTTATCAGTTCTACTTACGCGAACATTATGACATTACGATTAAGCATGCGCAGACGTACATCTTTATTTTTATGATGGCGGGCGTGTTAGGAACGTTTTTTGGTGGTCCGCTCGCAGATCGCTTTGGAAAACGAAACGTGATTTTGTTTTCGATGATCGGCTCAGTGCCACTTACGCTACTTTTGCCGCACGTTTCTCTTGCGATGGTCATACCGCTTCTGTTCCTTATTGGATTCATCCTGTCGTCAAGCTTTAGCGTTACTGTAGTATACGCACAGGAGCTGCTTCCGGGGCGAATTGGAATGGTATCAGGGTTAATTGTGGGTCTTGCATTTGGCATGGGAGCGCTCGGTTCGGTTGTATTAGGAAATCTAGCCGACCTTTTTAATCTTCGCTTTATTATGATTTTTTGTAGCGTGCTACCTGTGCTTGGTGTACTGACCTGGCTTTTACCGAGCGATGAAAAAATTAAACAAATGTATGCGTCATAG
- a CDS encoding LLM class flavin-dependent oxidoreductase — MIRLGVLDQTPISNGQTPSDAFGQSVELAQWAERLGYERYWLAEHHNTSGLAGTSPTLLMTHIASKTESIKVGSGGVLLPQYSPFKVAEDFHVMETLFPGRVELGIGRSPGGGNTTRLALTDGIRRSMNEFPRQVADLQYHLHNRLPSDHEFAGVIANPKTEQQPEIWLLGINQRSARLAAEQGTAFTFGHFINPTAGEEAIDYYYEHFQPSFAQSEPHVNVCVFVVCAPTDEEAEYHAKSLDLWLLKVENGLDTRVPSPEEARDRVYSERDREKVAKNRRRMIVGDPEKAARELAELQKRYQTDEFLIITNIYDFEAKKRSYELLAEAVKNG, encoded by the coding sequence ATGATACGGTTAGGTGTCTTAGATCAAACACCCATTTCAAACGGACAAACACCAAGCGATGCATTTGGTCAAAGCGTGGAGCTAGCACAGTGGGCAGAGAGACTCGGGTATGAGCGATACTGGCTCGCTGAGCATCATAACACATCCGGACTAGCTGGAACGTCTCCTACGCTACTCATGACCCATATTGCATCAAAAACAGAGAGCATTAAGGTAGGCTCAGGGGGTGTTTTACTCCCGCAGTATAGCCCGTTTAAAGTAGCAGAAGATTTTCACGTGATGGAAACGCTATTTCCTGGTCGCGTTGAGCTAGGAATTGGCCGTTCACCAGGCGGAGGAAATACAACCCGTCTAGCTCTAACAGATGGAATTCGAAGAAGCATGAATGAGTTTCCGCGTCAGGTAGCGGATTTGCAGTATCATTTGCATAACCGTCTACCAAGCGATCATGAATTTGCGGGAGTGATCGCAAATCCTAAAACGGAACAGCAGCCAGAGATTTGGCTACTCGGAATTAATCAGCGCAGTGCCCGTCTTGCAGCTGAACAAGGCACCGCTTTTACATTTGGCCACTTTATTAATCCTACGGCGGGAGAAGAGGCGATTGACTATTATTACGAGCATTTTCAGCCTTCTTTTGCACAAAGTGAGCCACATGTAAACGTATGTGTGTTTGTCGTTTGTGCACCAACGGATGAAGAAGCAGAATACCACGCAAAAAGTCTCGACTTGTGGCTATTAAAAGTCGAAAATGGACTTGATACACGTGTTCCAAGCCCTGAAGAGGCAAGAGACAGGGTATACAGCGAGCGCGACCGTGAAAAGGTTGCGAAAAATCGACGCCGTATGATTGTTGGAGACCCAGAAAAAGCGGCAAGAGAACTAGCAGAGCTACAGAAGCGCTACCAAACGGATGAATTTTTAATTATTACGAATATCTATGATTTTGAGGCGAAAAAACGCTCGTATGAACTACTAGCAGAGGCCGTTAAAAATGGGTAA
- a CDS encoding STAS domain-containing protein, with protein sequence MSDYMISISKKILEQKEELAQRITDEQNKRYPDQLLPMAESFYPLRVELVTLYANALVLTEDERTRQVEEWGLQSGRQCAEMNATLDAMLNEVPQYRRFIGEVVQEEGIHLNLSLPQFYHAISLLDRTVNEVVYYFSLPFVNFHSEQIEQSRNAMMELSVPVVPIVEGVAVLPVVGTIDTYRAKLLLEHALEQSVQLKLSYFVLDLSGVPIIDTYVAQQLFQIIDSLKLIGVDAMVSGITPDIAQTVVNLGINFGQTKTFSSLQQALGNIGLNFQSVQ encoded by the coding sequence ATGAGCGACTATATGATAAGTATAAGTAAAAAGATCTTGGAACAAAAAGAGGAACTCGCACAGAGAATTACAGATGAACAAAACAAACGATATCCAGATCAGCTATTACCGATGGCAGAGAGCTTTTATCCTTTACGCGTGGAGCTGGTCACACTTTATGCGAATGCCCTTGTTTTAACTGAGGATGAACGTACGCGTCAGGTTGAGGAATGGGGATTGCAGTCAGGTCGTCAATGTGCAGAGATGAACGCGACGCTAGATGCGATGTTAAACGAGGTTCCTCAATACCGCCGTTTTATTGGAGAAGTCGTACAGGAGGAAGGAATCCATTTAAATTTATCTCTTCCGCAGTTTTATCATGCGATTTCACTTCTCGATCGAACAGTAAATGAAGTGGTGTATTATTTTAGCCTTCCGTTCGTCAATTTCCACAGTGAACAAATTGAGCAATCACGAAACGCCATGATGGAGCTATCGGTACCCGTCGTTCCCATTGTTGAAGGAGTGGCCGTGCTTCCCGTTGTCGGAACCATTGATACATATCGTGCCAAGCTTTTACTAGAGCATGCGCTTGAACAAAGTGTACAGCTGAAGCTTTCTTACTTCGTGCTTGATTTATCTGGTGTTCCAATCATTGATACATATGTAGCGCAGCAGCTTTTTCAAATTATTGATTCGTTAAAATTAATCGGCGTAGACGCTATGGTCAGTGGAATTACTCCTGATATTGCCCAAACAGTTGTGAACCTTGGCATCAACTTTGGTCAAACCAAAACGTTCTCGAGCCTTCAACAAGCGCTCGGAAACATTGGCCTAAATTTTCAGAGCGTTCAGTAG
- a CDS encoding GNAT family N-acetyltransferase has protein sequence MFTVKRMADCTLTEAVQAWNEGFEGYYFNMTMTPDSFLKRLGTYGLSATHSVVAFDGDQPIGLVVNGIRTAKGIKLAYNGGTGVKMSYRNDGVGQLLMDEVLEIYQRENVQLATLEAIKENERAISLYRKKGYEIVDYVDHYQAMNFTPIIVADSPYTYMNAYKWEVTSLDFYNERAPWQTQCDHIPDAQYVLAKDERGEVVGYAVYRSAVDPDKKKLITTLMQCEVNEGNQQRTCYDGLLTQLFHPSKEMIRLAACIQQSNETLTEALADWGFERTVEQVYMVKTISS, from the coding sequence ATGTTTACGGTGAAACGAATGGCTGATTGTACGCTTACAGAAGCGGTACAGGCGTGGAATGAAGGATTTGAGGGGTATTATTTTAATATGACCATGACCCCTGATTCGTTTTTAAAACGGCTTGGCACATATGGGTTATCTGCCACACATTCTGTTGTAGCGTTTGATGGGGATCAGCCTATCGGACTTGTTGTGAATGGAATACGTACAGCAAAAGGAATTAAACTTGCTTACAACGGTGGCACAGGGGTAAAAATGAGTTATCGAAATGATGGCGTTGGTCAGCTTTTGATGGACGAGGTGCTGGAAATCTATCAAAGAGAGAACGTCCAGCTTGCAACGCTTGAGGCCATTAAAGAAAATGAGCGGGCAATTTCTCTTTATAGGAAGAAGGGGTATGAGATTGTTGATTATGTCGATCACTATCAGGCAATGAATTTCACTCCGATAATCGTAGCTGATTCACCCTATACGTACATGAACGCTTATAAATGGGAGGTAACGTCCCTTGATTTTTATAATGAACGAGCGCCGTGGCAGACGCAGTGTGATCATATACCCGACGCACAGTACGTTCTAGCAAAAGATGAAAGAGGCGAGGTAGTCGGTTATGCGGTGTATCGCTCAGCAGTTGATCCCGATAAGAAAAAGCTGATCACTACGCTGATGCAGTGTGAAGTGAACGAAGGGAACCAGCAGCGAACGTGCTACGATGGATTATTGACCCAACTGTTTCATCCTTCTAAAGAGATGATTCGTCTAGCAGCCTGTATTCAACAATCGAATGAGACGTTAACAGAAGCACTAGCTGATTGGGGATTTGAGAGAACGGTAGAGCAAGTGTATATGGTAAAGACAATATCATCATGA
- a CDS encoding FAD-dependent oxidoreductase, whose protein sequence is MKVAVIGCTHAGTAAVKNIATLYPEAEVTVYERNDNVSFLSCGIALYVGGVAKDANGLFYSSPQELESMGVSMKMKHEVLSIDTNEKRITAKNLETGEQIEDTFDKLVMTTGSWPIIPPIDGIKLNNIVLSKNFHHANNIIEKAKEAKKITVIGAGYIGVELVEAFEKYGAEVTLIDGEERILNKYLDREYTDLIEDEFRKRNVTLALNQTVTKFEGENGDVSKVITTKGEYEADLVILCVGFKPNTGLLKGQVDMLDNGAIVVNEYMQTSNPDVYAAGDSCAVKYNPTGEHMYIPLATNAVRMGTLVAKNLVKPSIRYMGTQGTSGLHIYDYSMASTGVTETSAKLLNMNVKSITITENNRPEFMPTYEPIMLKVTYEEETSRIVGAQIISKVDVTQAINTISVGIQKGLTIEELGFVDFFFQPHFNKPWNFLNQAGLQALA, encoded by the coding sequence ATGAAAGTAGCAGTCATTGGTTGTACACATGCCGGAACAGCGGCGGTCAAAAATATTGCAACACTATACCCAGAAGCTGAGGTTACCGTATATGAGCGAAATGACAATGTGTCATTTTTATCGTGTGGTATTGCACTTTACGTAGGAGGAGTGGCAAAAGACGCAAATGGACTTTTCTACTCATCACCTCAAGAGCTTGAGTCAATGGGTGTCTCAATGAAAATGAAACATGAAGTCCTATCGATTGATACAAATGAAAAACGAATTACAGCGAAAAACTTAGAAACCGGTGAACAAATCGAAGATACATTTGATAAGCTTGTTATGACAACAGGTTCTTGGCCAATCATTCCGCCAATTGACGGAATTAAGCTAAATAACATCGTGTTATCGAAAAACTTTCACCATGCAAATAACATCATTGAAAAAGCAAAAGAAGCGAAAAAAATTACGGTCATCGGTGCTGGATACATTGGTGTAGAACTTGTAGAAGCATTTGAGAAATACGGTGCGGAAGTTACGCTAATTGACGGAGAAGAGCGCATTTTAAATAAATATCTAGATCGTGAATACACGGATTTAATTGAAGATGAGTTTAGAAAACGAAACGTTACGCTAGCGCTCAATCAAACGGTGACAAAGTTTGAAGGCGAAAACGGTGATGTTTCCAAAGTGATTACAACAAAAGGTGAATATGAAGCAGATCTTGTTATCTTGTGTGTGGGCTTCAAACCAAACACTGGGCTTTTAAAAGGTCAAGTTGATATGTTAGATAACGGAGCCATTGTTGTTAATGAGTATATGCAAACAAGTAATCCTGACGTATATGCTGCAGGTGACAGCTGTGCCGTGAAATACAATCCAACTGGTGAACACATGTATATTCCGCTTGCGACAAATGCGGTGCGCATGGGAACATTAGTAGCCAAAAATCTAGTAAAACCAAGTATTCGTTACATGGGCACACAAGGGACATCAGGTCTTCACATTTATGACTATAGCATGGCATCTACAGGTGTTACTGAAACATCTGCTAAACTTTTAAATATGAATGTGAAAAGTATCACAATCACAGAAAACAATCGACCTGAGTTTATGCCAACGTACGAGCCGATTATGCTAAAAGTAACGTACGAAGAGGAAACAAGTCGCATTGTGGGTGCGCAAATTATTTCAAAAGTAGACGTGACCCAAGCAATTAATACGATTTCAGTCGGTATTCAAAAAGGTCTAACGATTGAAGAGCTTGGCTTTGTGGACTTCTTCTTCCAACCACACTTTAATAAACCTTGGAACTTCTTGAATCAAGCTGGACTACAGGCACTCGCATAA
- a CDS encoding cupredoxin domain-containing protein has translation MKFLVITKKRLIAFALAFAVAVCGAWLLLKPDSVATTGKPQKEYVINMVTGEFKTTTSDGKEIEAYRWDPGTIVVPKDENIKLSLYGVNGKEHPFKIEGTTIKGMVTKGKETVVNLRFNKEGTYRLICTTHSDIAHNGPMIAYIVVD, from the coding sequence ATGAAGTTTTTGGTTATTACGAAAAAACGACTGATCGCGTTTGCTTTGGCTTTTGCTGTGGCCGTTTGCGGTGCATGGTTATTACTGAAGCCTGATAGTGTTGCAACGACTGGCAAACCGCAAAAAGAATACGTGATCAATATGGTAACAGGCGAATTTAAAACGACGACCAGTGATGGCAAAGAAATTGAAGCCTATCGCTGGGACCCTGGGACAATCGTCGTACCAAAAGACGAGAATATTAAGCTGAGCCTCTACGGTGTCAACGGAAAAGAGCATCCGTTTAAAATTGAAGGCACCACGATTAAAGGGATGGTGACAAAAGGAAAAGAAACCGTTGTCAACCTTCGCTTTAACAAAGAAGGTACTTATCGTTTAATTTGCACCACTCATTCAGACATAGCTCATAACGGACCGATGATTGCTTATATTGTGGTGGATTAA